The following proteins come from a genomic window of Pseudomonas putida:
- the cobJ gene encoding precorrin-3B C(17)-methyltransferase, translated as MAGLNMHKAPAIVILGPGSLATAQRIQACYPQATIHGLEGRVEGADQSYASFGDTLRGLYQQDTPIIALCAAGIVIRSLASLLSEKGSEPPVLAVAEDGSAVVPLLGGLGGVNVMAREIADALGVSAAITTSGELRFGTCLLNPPRGYALADIEQGKRFVSDLLAGESVRIEGNAPWLQLAQLPASEAAQRTIHVGHQARPANRDELLIHPRLVVVGVAGGNLHSIRAALQQAGIAEPSVACVLADERTMADSALHEAAQALGVPLRFATRPGDVASMVAAAVPDSELIALGEVVVAVAPAPVDVAQIGRRRGRLAVIGLGPGAAELMVPAVKAELAQAEDVLGYETYVRMAGPFRGDQVLHCTDNREEMQRARHAFELAAQGRSVVVVSSGDPGVFAMAAAVLEALHESSDPAWHRVDLQILPGVSASLATAAQAGAPLGHDFCVMSLSDNLKPWSIIERRLDLAAQADLVLAFYNPISKARPHQLGVALEIVRRHRDGNTPVVLGRDIGRPGQTLKVVTLAELLPEMVDMRTMVLVGSSTTCTFDRAAGGLWVYTPRWYGAKP; from the coding sequence ATGGCAGGGCTGAACATGCACAAGGCACCGGCCATCGTCATTCTCGGCCCGGGCAGCCTTGCGACAGCGCAGCGTATCCAGGCCTGTTATCCACAGGCCACGATCCATGGCCTTGAGGGGCGTGTCGAGGGTGCGGACCAGTCGTACGCGTCCTTCGGCGATACCCTGCGCGGGTTGTACCAGCAAGACACGCCGATCATCGCGTTGTGCGCCGCGGGTATCGTCATCCGCAGCCTCGCCAGCCTGCTCAGCGAGAAGGGCAGCGAGCCGCCAGTACTGGCCGTGGCCGAGGATGGTAGCGCGGTAGTGCCGTTGCTCGGAGGCCTCGGCGGAGTGAACGTGATGGCGCGTGAAATCGCTGACGCACTGGGCGTTTCCGCGGCCATTACCACCAGTGGCGAGCTGCGCTTCGGTACTTGCCTGCTGAATCCGCCGCGGGGCTATGCATTGGCCGACATCGAGCAAGGCAAACGCTTTGTATCCGACCTGCTGGCGGGTGAGTCTGTGCGTATCGAAGGTAACGCTCCGTGGCTGCAACTGGCGCAGTTGCCTGCTAGCGAAGCGGCGCAGCGCACTATCCATGTGGGGCATCAGGCGCGCCCGGCCAACCGCGACGAGCTGCTGATCCACCCGCGCCTGGTGGTGGTGGGCGTTGCAGGTGGCAATCTGCACAGCATTCGCGCAGCACTGCAGCAGGCCGGCATCGCCGAGCCCTCGGTAGCCTGCGTGCTGGCAGACGAGCGAACCATGGCCGACAGCGCGTTGCACGAAGCTGCGCAGGCTCTGGGTGTCCCTTTGCGCTTCGCCACCCGCCCAGGCGATGTGGCCAGCATGGTCGCTGCGGCGGTGCCCGATAGTGAGTTGATAGCGCTTGGAGAAGTCGTGGTCGCGGTGGCGCCTGCCCCGGTCGACGTAGCGCAGATCGGCCGCCGCCGCGGTCGCCTGGCGGTCATCGGTCTTGGCCCAGGTGCGGCGGAACTGATGGTGCCGGCGGTCAAGGCCGAACTTGCGCAGGCCGAAGATGTGCTCGGTTACGAAACCTACGTGCGTATGGCTGGCCCGTTCCGCGGCGACCAGGTGCTGCACTGCACCGACAACCGCGAAGAGATGCAGCGCGCCCGACATGCCTTCGAACTGGCGGCTCAAGGCCGTTCGGTGGTGGTGGTGTCTTCGGGTGACCCGGGCGTTTTCGCCATGGCTGCTGCGGTGCTCGAAGCGCTGCACGAATCCAGTGACCCCGCCTGGCATCGCGTCGACCTGCAGATCCTGCCGGGGGTTTCAGCCTCGCTGGCAACCGCCGCCCAGGCAGGGGCACCGCTGGGGCATGACTTCTGTGTCATGTCGCTGTCGGACAACCTCAAGCCCTGGTCCATCATTGAAAGACGCCTGGACTTGGCTGCCCAGGCCGACCTGGTGCTGGCCTTCTACAACCCGATCTCCAAGGCCAGGCCGCACCAGCTCGGTGTGGCCCTGGAGATAGTGCGCCGACACCGTGACGGGAACACGCCTGTAGTCCTGGGTCGTGACATCGGTAGGCCGGGGCAGACGCTGAAGGTAGTCACCCTGGCCGAACTGCTGCCAGAAATGGTCGACATGCGCACCATGGTGCTGGTTGGATCCTCCACTACCTGCACCTTCGACCGCGCAGCTGGGGGGCTCTGGGTCTATACCCCACGCTGGTATGGCGCAAAGCCGTAA
- a CDS encoding precorrin-8X methylmutase: protein MIDYIRDGQEIYRNSFRIIREEARLERIPADLEKLAVRVIHACGMVDAIDGLQFSEGAGRAGREALLNGAPILCDAHMVAEGITRARLPADNKVICTLRDPSVPGLAKDAGNTRSAVALELWRPHLEGSVVVIGNAPTALFYLLEMLDAGAPKPALILGFPVGFVGAAESKAMLAADSRGVPFVIMQGRLGGSAMAAAAVNALATEVE, encoded by the coding sequence ATGATTGACTACATCCGCGATGGTCAGGAGATCTATCGCAATTCTTTCCGGATCATCCGCGAGGAAGCCCGACTCGAGCGGATCCCCGCAGACCTTGAAAAGCTCGCCGTGCGCGTGATCCACGCCTGTGGCATGGTCGACGCCATCGATGGCCTGCAGTTCTCCGAAGGTGCCGGACGGGCCGGGCGCGAGGCGCTGCTCAACGGCGCGCCGATCCTGTGCGATGCGCACATGGTGGCCGAAGGCATCACCCGGGCCCGCCTGCCAGCCGACAACAAAGTCATCTGCACCCTGCGTGACCCGAGCGTGCCGGGCCTGGCCAAAGACGCCGGCAACACCCGCTCCGCCGTAGCCCTGGAACTGTGGCGCCCGCACCTGGAAGGCAGTGTAGTGGTTATCGGCAATGCCCCTACCGCGCTGTTCTACCTGTTGGAAATGCTTGATGCCGGCGCGCCCAAACCGGCGCTGATCCTCGGTTTCCCGGTCGGTTTCGTCGGCGCTGCCGAGTCCAAGGCCATGCTCGCCGCCGACAGCCGTGGCGTGCCGTTCGTGATCATGCAAGGCCGCCTGGGCGGCAGCGCGATGGCCGCTGCGGCGGTCAACGCCCTGGCCACGGAGGTGGAATGA
- the purH gene encoding bifunctional phosphoribosylaminoimidazolecarboxamide formyltransferase/IMP cyclohydrolase, giving the protein MTDQTTRLPVRRALISVSDKTGILEFARELQQLGVEILSTGGTYKLLKDNGVNAVEVADYTGFAEMMDGRVKTLHPKIHGGILGRRGTDDAIMNEHGIKPIDLVAVNLYPFEATISKPGCDLPTAIENIDIGGPTMVRSAAKNHKDVAIVVNASDYAGIVEGLKAGGLTYAQRFDLMLKAFEHTAAYDGMIANYMGTIDQAKDTLSTEARSEFPRTFNSQFVKAQEMRYGENPHQSAAFYVEAKKGEASISTAVQLQGKELSFNNVADTDAALECVKSFVKPACVIVKHANPCGVAVVPEDEGGIRKAYDLAYATDTESAFGGIIAFNRELDGETAKAIVDRQFVEVIIAPKISQAARDVVAAKQNVRLLECGEWPAERAAGWDFKRVNGGLLVQSRDIGMITADDLKIVTKRAPTEQEIHDLVFAWKVAKFVKSNAIVYAKQRQTIGVGAGQMSRVNSARIAAIKAEHAGLQVQGAVMASDAFFPFRDGIDNAAKVGISAVIQPGGSMRDAEVIAAADEAGIAMVFTGMRHFRH; this is encoded by the coding sequence ATGACCGACCAGACTACCCGCCTGCCAGTCCGCCGCGCCCTGATCAGCGTCTCCGACAAGACCGGTATCCTCGAATTCGCCCGTGAGCTGCAGCAGCTCGGTGTCGAGATCCTGTCCACCGGCGGCACCTACAAGCTGCTCAAGGACAACGGCGTAAACGCGGTGGAAGTGGCCGACTACACCGGCTTCGCCGAAATGATGGATGGCCGGGTCAAGACCCTGCACCCGAAGATCCACGGCGGGATCCTCGGCCGTCGTGGTACCGACGACGCCATCATGAACGAGCACGGCATCAAGCCGATCGACCTGGTTGCGGTCAACCTGTACCCCTTCGAAGCCACCATTTCCAAGCCTGGCTGTGACCTGCCGACCGCTATCGAGAACATCGACATCGGCGGCCCGACCATGGTCCGTTCGGCAGCCAAGAACCACAAGGACGTGGCCATCGTGGTCAATGCCAGCGACTACGCCGGCATCGTCGAAGGCCTCAAGGCCGGTGGCCTGACCTATGCCCAGCGCTTCGATCTGATGCTCAAGGCGTTCGAGCACACTGCCGCCTACGACGGCATGATCGCCAACTACATGGGCACCATCGACCAGGCCAAGGACACCCTGAGCACTGAGGCGCGCAGCGAATTCCCGCGCACCTTCAACAGCCAGTTCGTCAAGGCGCAGGAAATGCGCTACGGCGAGAACCCGCACCAGAGCGCGGCGTTCTATGTAGAAGCCAAGAAAGGCGAAGCCAGCATTTCCACCGCTGTCCAGCTGCAAGGCAAGGAACTGTCATTCAACAACGTGGCCGACACTGACGCCGCGCTGGAATGCGTAAAGAGTTTCGTCAAGCCGGCCTGCGTCATCGTCAAGCACGCCAACCCGTGCGGCGTGGCGGTCGTTCCGGAAGACGAGGGCGGCATTCGCAAGGCCTACGACCTGGCCTACGCGACCGACACCGAATCGGCGTTCGGCGGCATCATCGCATTCAACCGTGAACTGGACGGCGAAACCGCCAAGGCCATTGTCGACCGCCAGTTCGTCGAAGTGATCATCGCTCCGAAAATCTCCCAGGCCGCTCGCGACGTGGTGGCTGCCAAGCAGAACGTACGTCTGCTGGAGTGCGGTGAGTGGCCAGCAGAGCGCGCTGCCGGTTGGGACTTCAAGCGCGTCAACGGTGGCCTGCTGGTGCAAAGCCGCGATATCGGCATGATCACCGCCGATGACCTGAAGATCGTCACCAAGCGTGCTCCAACCGAGCAAGAGATCCACGACCTGGTATTCGCCTGGAAAGTGGCCAAGTTCGTCAAGTCCAACGCCATTGTCTATGCCAAGCAGCGCCAGACCATCGGCGTCGGCGCCGGCCAGATGAGCCGCGTCAACTCCGCCCGCATTGCTGCAATCAAGGCCGAGCACGCTGGCCTGCAGGTGCAGGGCGCGGTCATGGCGTCGGATGCATTCTTCCCGTTCCGTGACGGCATCGACAACGCAGCTAAAGTGGGTATCAGCGCCGTGATCCAGCCGGGTGGTTCGATGCGTGATGCTGAAGTCATCGCGGCTGCCGACGAAGCCGGCATCGCGATGGTCTTCACCGGCATGCGCCACTTCCGCCACTAA
- a CDS encoding precorrin-2 C(20)-methyltransferase → MALRGRLLGLGVGPGDPELITLKALRLLREAPVVGYFVAKGKRGNAFGIIEAHLQPEQTLLPLVYPVTTEVLPAPLSYEQVISDFYDEASVQVAEHLDAGRDVAVICEGDPFFYGSYMYLHDRLAQRYEAEVIPGVCSMLGGASVLGAPLVYRNQSLSVLSGVLPAEELKRRLADADAAVIMKLGRNFPKVREVLAELGLDRRALYVERATMANQKIVPLDQVDPQSSPYFSLIIVPGEKWQG, encoded by the coding sequence ATGGCCCTGCGCGGACGGCTGCTTGGCCTGGGCGTGGGCCCTGGCGATCCTGAACTGATTACCCTCAAGGCCCTGCGCCTGTTGCGTGAGGCGCCGGTGGTCGGCTACTTCGTGGCCAAGGGCAAGCGTGGCAATGCCTTCGGCATTATCGAGGCGCACCTGCAGCCCGAGCAGACCTTGCTGCCGCTGGTTTACCCGGTCACCACCGAAGTGCTGCCGGCGCCGCTGTCCTATGAGCAAGTGATCAGCGACTTCTACGACGAGGCCAGCGTGCAGGTGGCCGAGCACCTGGATGCCGGCCGCGACGTGGCGGTGATTTGCGAAGGCGACCCGTTCTTCTATGGCTCCTACATGTACTTGCATGACCGCCTGGCGCAGCGCTACGAGGCAGAAGTGATTCCCGGTGTCTGCTCGATGCTCGGTGGCGCTTCGGTGCTGGGGGCGCCGCTGGTGTACCGCAACCAGAGCCTGTCGGTGTTGTCTGGTGTGTTGCCCGCCGAAGAGCTCAAGCGCCGCCTGGCCGACGCCGATGCAGCGGTAATCATGAAACTTGGGCGCAACTTCCCCAAGGTGCGCGAAGTACTGGCCGAACTGGGGCTGGATCGGCGTGCGTTGTATGTGGAGCGGGCGACCATGGCCAACCAGAAGATCGTGCCGCTGGACCAGGTCGACCCGCAGTCGTCGCCCTACTTCTCGCTGATTATCGTGCCGGGGGAAAAATGGCAGGGCTGA
- the purD gene encoding phosphoribosylamine--glycine ligase, protein MKVLIIGSGGREHALAWKVAQDPRVEKVFVAPGNAGTAIEAKCENVAIDVCALDQLADFAEKNVDLTIVGPEAPLVIGVVDLFRSRGLDCFGPTKGAAQLEGSKAFTKDFLARHKIPTADYQNFTEIEPALAYLQEKGAPIVIKADGLAAGKGVIVAMTLEEAEAAVRDMLAGNAFGEAGSRVVIEEFLDGEEASFIVMVDGHNVLPMATSQDHKRVGDQDTGPNTGGMGAYSPAPVVTADVHQRVMDQVIWPTVRGMAEEGNVYTGFLYAGLMIDKAGNPKVIEFNCRFGDPETQPVMLRLESSLVLLVEAAFAKALDKVEAQWDPRPSLGVVLAAGGYPGDYAKGDVINGLDAAAKIEGKVFHAGTALKDGKVTTNGGRVLCATAMGSTVADAQQQAYRLAKEVSWNGSFYRSDIGYRAIARERGEHQQ, encoded by the coding sequence ATGAAAGTTTTGATCATCGGCAGCGGCGGCCGTGAGCACGCCCTGGCCTGGAAAGTCGCCCAGGACCCACGCGTCGAGAAAGTCTTCGTTGCCCCCGGCAACGCCGGTACCGCCATTGAAGCCAAGTGCGAGAACGTCGCCATCGACGTGTGCGCCCTGGACCAATTGGCCGACTTCGCCGAGAAAAACGTCGACCTGACCATTGTCGGCCCGGAAGCACCGCTGGTTATCGGCGTGGTCGACCTGTTCCGCAGCCGTGGCCTGGACTGCTTCGGCCCAACCAAGGGCGCGGCCCAGCTGGAAGGCTCCAAGGCCTTCACCAAGGACTTCCTCGCGCGTCACAAGATCCCGACCGCCGACTACCAGAATTTCACCGAGATCGAGCCCGCGCTGGCCTACCTGCAGGAAAAAGGCGCGCCAATCGTGATCAAGGCCGACGGCCTGGCGGCAGGCAAGGGCGTGATCGTCGCCATGACGCTGGAAGAAGCAGAAGCCGCCGTGCGTGACATGCTGGCAGGTAACGCCTTCGGTGAAGCCGGTTCGCGCGTCGTGATCGAAGAGTTCCTCGACGGCGAGGAAGCCAGCTTCATCGTCATGGTCGACGGCCACAATGTGCTGCCCATGGCCACCAGCCAGGACCACAAGCGCGTCGGCGACCAGGACACCGGCCCGAACACGGGCGGTATGGGCGCCTACTCTCCTGCCCCGGTCGTTACCGCCGACGTGCACCAGCGCGTGATGGACCAGGTGATCTGGCCAACCGTGCGCGGCATGGCCGAGGAAGGTAACGTCTACACCGGCTTCCTCTACGCCGGCCTGATGATCGACAAGGCGGGCAACCCCAAGGTCATCGAGTTCAACTGCCGCTTCGGCGACCCGGAAACCCAGCCGGTCATGCTGCGCCTGGAGTCGAGCCTGGTACTGCTGGTGGAAGCTGCATTCGCCAAGGCCCTGGACAAGGTCGAAGCACAGTGGGACCCGCGCCCGAGCCTGGGCGTGGTCCTGGCAGCTGGCGGTTACCCGGGCGATTACGCCAAGGGCGACGTGATCAACGGCCTGGACGCTGCCGCCAAGATCGAAGGCAAGGTATTCCATGCCGGTACTGCGCTCAAGGATGGCAAGGTAACCACCAACGGCGGGCGTGTGCTGTGTGCCACCGCCATGGGCAGCACCGTTGCCGACGCGCAGCAGCAGGCTTATCGCCTGGCCAAGGAAGTCAGCTGGAACGGCAGCTTCTACCGTTCCGACATTGGCTATCGGGCCATCGCCCGCGAGCGCGGTGAGCACCAGCAGTAA
- the cobG gene encoding precorrin-3B synthase, whose translation MPDAPLTQAHTPHISPRPSACPGLWRIVSARDGGICRIKLPGGLLLAEQAEAVAAAAERFAGGVIEATNRGNLQIRGIGNEHRALVDTLLAAGLGPREAAGDDVRNLMLSPLAGHDPAMLLDARPLAGQILDLLEGTPRFHQLSAKFAVQLDAGERLAMLEHPHDLWLSPLHLEQQTWLAFGLAGCPAEGQVLGAVPLAQGLMLVRAVLERFLDLASPTQARMRQLLEVYPTADFVAGLGLDIRRDAAVLTWRREQHRASWLGRLPQAQGIALGVAPPQGRLTPAMLRGAARIARELGDASMRLSPWQSLVLTNLQEQHLDQALAELSALGLLCHDREPLARISACTGASGCAKALAETKADAVVLAALLGPGVPASVHLSGCPRSCAVAHVAPATLLARSPGRYDLYLRDARQPGFGALRATDLTLNEAGAMLDLPTEHLDD comes from the coding sequence CTGCCGGATGCCCCTTTGACGCAGGCTCATACCCCCCACATATCGCCTCGCCCCTCGGCCTGCCCGGGGTTGTGGCGCATTGTCAGTGCCCGTGATGGCGGTATCTGTCGCATCAAGCTGCCGGGCGGCCTGCTGCTGGCCGAGCAGGCCGAAGCCGTGGCGGCGGCGGCCGAGCGCTTTGCTGGCGGCGTGATCGAGGCTACTAACCGTGGCAACCTGCAGATTCGCGGCATCGGTAACGAGCACCGAGCCCTGGTCGACACCCTGCTCGCTGCCGGCCTGGGCCCACGCGAGGCGGCCGGTGACGATGTGCGCAACCTGATGCTCAGCCCGCTGGCCGGGCATGACCCGGCGATGCTGCTGGATGCCAGGCCGCTGGCCGGGCAGATCCTCGACCTGTTGGAAGGTACCCCGCGCTTTCACCAGTTGTCGGCCAAGTTCGCCGTGCAGCTGGATGCAGGCGAGCGCCTGGCGATGCTCGAACACCCCCATGACCTGTGGCTGTCGCCCCTGCACCTGGAGCAGCAGACCTGGCTGGCGTTTGGCCTGGCAGGTTGCCCGGCAGAGGGCCAGGTGCTCGGTGCGGTGCCGCTGGCGCAGGGCCTGATGCTGGTGCGCGCCGTGCTGGAGCGCTTCCTCGATCTGGCATCCCCGACGCAGGCGCGCATGCGCCAGCTGCTTGAGGTGTACCCGACAGCTGATTTTGTCGCTGGGCTCGGTCTGGACATCCGCCGCGATGCCGCCGTGCTCACATGGCGGCGTGAACAGCACCGCGCCTCGTGGTTGGGCAGGCTGCCCCAGGCGCAGGGTATTGCCCTTGGCGTCGCCCCGCCGCAAGGCCGCCTGACCCCCGCGATGCTGCGCGGTGCCGCACGTATTGCCCGTGAACTGGGCGATGCCAGCATGCGCCTTAGCCCTTGGCAAAGCCTGGTGCTGACCAACCTGCAAGAACAACACCTCGATCAGGCCCTGGCCGAACTGTCTGCGCTGGGGTTGCTGTGCCACGACCGTGAACCTCTGGCGCGTATCAGCGCCTGCACCGGTGCCAGCGGCTGCGCCAAGGCCCTTGCCGAGACCAAGGCCGACGCGGTTGTCCTGGCCGCGCTGCTGGGCCCTGGCGTGCCGGCCAGCGTGCACCTGTCCGGCTGCCCCCGTTCCTGTGCTGTGGCCCATGTTGCCCCGGCCACCCTGCTGGCCCGTTCCCCGGGCCGTTACGACCTGTACCTGCGTGATGCGCGCCAGCCGGGTTTCGGTGCCCTGCGCGCCACCGACCTTACCTTGAATGAAGCAGGCGCCATGCTCGACCTGCCGACGGAGCACCTTGATGATTGA
- the fis gene encoding DNA-binding transcriptional regulator Fis, translated as MTMMTETFVSGTTPVSDNANLKQHLNTPSEEGQTLRDSVEKALHNYFAHLEGATVTDVYNLVLSEVEAPLLESVMNYVKGNQTKASEMLGLNRGTLRKKLKQYDLL; from the coding sequence ATGACGATGATGACCGAGACATTTGTGAGTGGAACAACGCCCGTGAGCGACAACGCCAACCTGAAACAGCACCTCAACACGCCGAGCGAAGAGGGCCAGACCCTTCGCGACAGCGTCGAGAAGGCGCTGCACAACTACTTCGCCCACCTGGAAGGCGCGACCGTGACGGACGTGTACAACCTGGTGCTCTCCGAAGTCGAGGCGCCCCTGCTCGAAAGCGTGATGAACTACGTGAAGGGCAACCAGACCAAGGCCAGCGAGATGCTCGGGCTGAACCGAGGCACCCTGCGCAAGAAGCTCAAGCAGTACGACTTGTTGTAA
- the dusB gene encoding tRNA dihydrouridine synthase DusB produces MSAVRIGQYTLRNNLILAPMAGVTDQPFRTLCQRMGAGMVVSEMVSSDMSLWNSRKSSLRRIHEGDPEPRSVQIAGGDAQMMAAAAKANVEAGAQIIDINMGCPAKKVCNKAAGSALLRDEALVSEILHAVVSAVDVPVTLKIRTGWDRANKNGLNVAKIAEQAGIQALAVHGRTRADLYTGEAEYDTIAAIKQAVSIPVFANGDITSPEKARAVLETTGVDGLLIGRAAQGRPWIFREIEHYLRTGEHLPAPQLDEVERILLEHLAALHAFYGDVMGVRIARKHVGWYLATRPGGKEFRARFNALEDTQAQCANVRAFFSERRQSLETEDGQGVAA; encoded by the coding sequence ATGTCGGCGGTACGCATCGGCCAATACACACTACGTAACAACCTGATCCTCGCGCCCATGGCCGGGGTGACGGATCAGCCTTTCCGTACTCTTTGCCAGCGCATGGGCGCCGGTATGGTGGTGTCGGAGATGGTAAGCAGCGACATGAGCCTGTGGAACAGCCGCAAGTCGAGCCTGCGCCGCATCCATGAAGGTGATCCCGAGCCCCGCTCGGTGCAGATCGCCGGCGGTGATGCGCAGATGATGGCAGCGGCGGCAAAGGCCAACGTCGAGGCAGGTGCCCAGATCATCGATATCAACATGGGCTGCCCGGCAAAAAAAGTCTGCAACAAGGCCGCAGGCTCTGCTTTATTGAGAGATGAAGCCTTGGTCAGCGAGATCCTCCACGCCGTGGTCAGCGCCGTGGACGTACCGGTGACCCTGAAAATCCGCACCGGCTGGGACCGGGCGAACAAGAACGGCCTGAACGTGGCGAAGATCGCTGAACAGGCTGGCATCCAGGCGCTAGCGGTGCATGGCCGCACACGTGCCGACCTGTACACCGGCGAAGCCGAATACGACACCATCGCTGCCATCAAGCAGGCGGTGTCAATCCCGGTTTTTGCCAACGGCGATATCACCTCGCCAGAAAAGGCCCGGGCGGTGCTGGAAACCACCGGGGTCGATGGCCTGTTGATTGGCCGGGCTGCCCAGGGGCGGCCATGGATCTTTCGCGAGATCGAGCATTACCTGCGCACTGGTGAACACCTGCCAGCGCCGCAACTGGACGAAGTGGAACGCATCCTGCTGGAGCACCTGGCCGCGCTGCATGCCTTCTATGGCGATGTGATGGGCGTACGTATCGCCCGCAAGCACGTTGGCTGGTACCTGGCAACACGACCCGGTGGCAAGGAGTTTCGCGCCCGGTTCAACGCTTTGGAAGACACACAAGCGCAGTGCGCCAACGTTCGCGCGTTTTTCAGCGAACGTCGACAGAGCCTTGAGACAGAGGACGGACAAGGGGTGGCCGCATGA
- a CDS encoding NAAT family transporter → MLHELFSVYLKMLVLYSPFFVLSCFISLTRGHSSKERKQLAWKVAFAALVASVMLYLFGRAIFGIFGITADAFRIGAGSVLFISALGMAQGKPAVQADNVQQDVTIVPLTIPLTVGPGTIGALLVMGVSQPHWDEKLLAIVSIALASFTVGLVLYLSHGIERLLGDQGLQIVSRLMGLFVCALAAQIIFTGIRGYLLP, encoded by the coding sequence ATGCTCCATGAGTTGTTCAGCGTCTACTTGAAAATGCTCGTGCTCTACAGCCCGTTTTTCGTGCTGTCGTGTTTCATCAGCCTGACCCGTGGCCACTCCAGCAAGGAGCGCAAGCAACTGGCCTGGAAGGTCGCGTTCGCAGCCTTGGTCGCCAGCGTGATGCTGTACCTGTTCGGGCGGGCGATCTTCGGTATTTTCGGCATCACCGCCGATGCCTTCCGCATTGGTGCCGGCAGCGTGCTGTTCATTTCAGCCCTGGGCATGGCCCAGGGCAAGCCGGCGGTACAGGCCGACAACGTGCAGCAGGATGTGACCATCGTACCGCTGACCATTCCGCTGACGGTTGGCCCCGGCACCATCGGTGCGCTGTTGGTGATGGGGGTAAGCCAGCCGCACTGGGATGAAAAACTGCTGGCCATCGTCAGCATTGCCCTGGCCAGCTTTACCGTAGGCCTGGTGCTGTATCTATCGCACGGTATCGAGCGCCTGCTCGGTGACCAGGGTTTGCAAATCGTCAGCCGCCTGATGGGGCTATTCGTCTGTGCCCTGGCAGCACAGATCATCTTTACCGGGATTCGCGGTTACCTGCTGCCCTGA
- a CDS encoding DUF3426 domain-containing protein yields MTDSFVTQCPHCQTSFRVTHHQLSVARGVVRCGHCLQVFNAAKQLLEQNRTAPSSAPAVTAPAPATPAEPAPEPAISPRGSPSDQDWALTAQALDELDLDKELERLERRGQPAPTRPASQDDQLQARRDELHPDEHAEDLFGTATEEPYPAQEPAEPGPVLLEPVPQDLDLEPAPGERTEPTLGSNLDLDIDGEPPEHRAAKRDDPPAFSEPLRVSEDETPEKGLSARDEEPVALSLTAHDDEPVEPLPGDRLEPGLAGKPERPSRKEPLVDVVDDPLQLGWEKPAPNWGKRLLWGVLTLLAAGLLAFQYVWFHFDEMARQDQYRPIFQQICPMVGCQVPTRVDIARIKSSNLVVRSHPDFKGALIVDAIIYNRAPFAQPFPLLELRFADLNGQLIASRRFKPSEYLSGELAGRGEMPSQTPIHIALDILDPGPKAVNYSLSFRSPE; encoded by the coding sequence ATGACCGACAGTTTCGTCACCCAGTGCCCGCATTGCCAGACCAGCTTTCGCGTCACCCACCACCAGTTGAGCGTGGCCCGCGGTGTGGTGCGCTGCGGTCACTGCCTGCAGGTATTCAACGCCGCCAAGCAGTTGCTGGAGCAGAACCGCACCGCTCCCAGCAGCGCACCCGCGGTAACCGCGCCGGCACCTGCAACGCCTGCCGAGCCTGCGCCTGAGCCTGCCATCAGTCCACGCGGTAGCCCCTCTGACCAGGATTGGGCGCTTACCGCCCAAGCGCTGGACGAGCTCGACCTCGACAAGGAACTGGAGCGCCTGGAGCGTCGCGGCCAACCGGCCCCGACACGCCCGGCCAGCCAGGATGACCAGTTGCAGGCTCGGCGCGACGAACTTCACCCGGACGAGCACGCAGAAGACCTTTTCGGCACGGCGACCGAAGAGCCCTACCCTGCGCAGGAGCCTGCAGAGCCTGGCCCAGTACTGCTGGAGCCGGTCCCCCAGGATCTGGACCTGGAGCCTGCGCCCGGCGAGCGCACCGAGCCGACCCTGGGCAGCAACCTTGACCTGGACATCGATGGCGAGCCGCCCGAGCACCGAGCGGCCAAACGCGATGACCCGCCTGCATTCAGCGAGCCGCTGCGCGTCAGCGAGGACGAAACCCCGGAAAAAGGCCTGAGCGCCCGCGACGAAGAGCCAGTGGCGCTGAGCCTCACGGCGCATGACGACGAGCCAGTCGAGCCGCTACCCGGAGACCGCCTGGAACCAGGCCTTGCCGGCAAACCCGAGCGCCCCTCGCGCAAGGAGCCGCTGGTCGACGTAGTCGACGATCCGCTGCAACTGGGCTGGGAAAAACCCGCGCCCAATTGGGGCAAGCGCCTGCTGTGGGGCGTGCTGACCCTGCTGGCTGCCGGCCTGCTGGCGTTCCAGTATGTGTGGTTCCACTTCGACGAAATGGCCCGCCAGGACCAGTATCGGCCGATTTTCCAGCAGATCTGCCCAATGGTCGGTTGCCAGGTACCCACCCGCGTCGATATTGCACGAATCAAGAGCAGCAATCTGGTGGTGCGTAGCCACCCGGACTTCAAGGGCGCCCTGATCGTCGACGCGATCATCTACAACCGCGCGCCTTTCGCCCAGCCGTTTCCGTTGCTGGAGCTGCGCTTCGCCGACCTCAATGGCCAACTGATCGCCAGCCGCCGCTTCAAGCCCAGCGAGTACCTGTCGGGCGAACTGGCAGGGCGTGGCGAAATGCCCAGTCAGACGCCGATCCACATTGCCCTGGACATCCTCGACCCAGGGCCGAAGGCGGTGAATTACAGCCTGAGCTTTCGTTCGCCGGAGTAA